Within Suricata suricatta isolate VVHF042 chromosome 12, meerkat_22Aug2017_6uvM2_HiC, whole genome shotgun sequence, the genomic segment CACGACAGACACCTGGGCGCTCGCGCCTGACGGTGGCACGCATCACGCATCGCCGCTTTGCCGAGTTAGTGTCGCTCTGGCTGCGCCTTCACCCACGCGTGTGGCGACGCGTCTTTTCCTGCCAAGCCGTTCGgtgtcccccccgccccagcgCTATGCGCCCCCGACTCTGCCACACGTGTCTGCACAAACAGGGAACACTGCCGCCCGCACCTGCGGTATGGTCACACCATGTCCCAAGGGTCTGTCAGAGCTGTCTATGTGTTTCCGTTCTTTCTTATTCTGGGAAAACGTACATATAACGAGAAACTTGACCATCTGAACAATTTCTGAGGCAGTAAGAGTTTTGACCTTCAGCAGAATGGTTCTGTAAAGCTGTGGAGaacgggcggggggcgggggagggagggcttcTGAGCACGTGGTCCCTGTGACCCGGTTCCGGGCCCATGAGGGGAGCGAGGCGCTCTTGGGGGGGGCAAAGTGTGAGGGGTCCCCCAGAACAGTCATGACAAGTAATACCATCTTCCTGTCATgttgcaaaacacacacacaaatgcacagggAACTGTCCGGAGCCGCCCACCAGCGCTGACGCGGGGCCTCGGGGCGCGGCCTTCGTTCGGCTGTTCTGTGTGAGGCGCGAAGACGTGGTTTTTCCCAAGGCCTGTGGGccttgacccccacccccacccaacatTCTGCACCCAGATCTGTCTTCGTGTCAAACACTAAAAATTGGCGTGGAACGGGTTCTTTTACATCCATTTCGTTTTTGACGATGTTGCGTGATGACTGAGTTTCGGGGCGCACCCCGGGGCCGCTCCCAGGGCGGCTGCCGCCTCTGTGCTGTCCCCGCTGCCGGTCCGCGCCGGGTGGGCCCCGGAGCCATGGCTTCTCTGCCCCGCAGGTTCCAGGACCCGACGGAGTGGGTGGCGTACGCGGGCACGACCCGCCTCAGCGGCGCGGAGGCCAGCGCAGTGCGCATGCGCGTGGCCCGCATCACCCCGCACCCCCTGTACAACCCGGACACGGCCGACTTCGACGTGGCGGTGCTGGAGCTGGCCGGCCCGCTGGCCTTCAGCAGGCACGTCCAGCCCGTGTGCCTGCCCGCCGCCACGCACGTCTTCCCGCCGCGCCGGAAGTGCCTCATCTCCGGCTGGGGCTACCTCAAGGAGGACTTCCGTaagtcgccccccccccccgcagcggGGGGGTCCTGGGCCCCAGATCGATCCTCCGGGCAGCTCCGTGTTGTTCGCGGGTGTGCCCTGCGGTTGCAGCTTGGGCCAGAAACGGCGGCCTTTCCGGGGTGTGTTCACTGCCACGGCTTGTGCTCTTTGTGGGTGATGGCTGGAGTGGTCCCTGGGCAGAGTCGCGCGGCGGCCCAAGGCGCGGGGGGGGGCGTCTAGTAAGCTGCTTTGCACGCGGACTCCAGCGCCTAGCATCAGCCAGGCGCGTGCGCAGAAGGCAGTCGGTCAAGGTTACAGCTGGGCCCACGAGACGCTTGAGGCCAGAGGCCCCTTCCTGTAAGCCGTGCTTCACCGGCCCAGAGTGAGGCAGGTGCGGCGGCCACGGAACGGAGCTGTCTGGTAGGAGGGGTGAGAATCCACTGTGATCTGATGGTAGAAAGTGCTGGATGGAGACCCCACAGGCTGTCACAGGGAAAAGGAATGGGGTGGGGACTGCTTCAGGGAAGGACCCTGAAAGTGCCGCCTCGGCTCCGACCCGGTGGGGGAGGTAAAGTGTTGGGACAGGAGGTTGTCCTGCAGTGAGAGTTCCCGTCATTGTGGGAAGTCCTATTGGATGACGCCCGCCTAGAACATTCTAGAGCAAACTGTCCTGCACAGGAGCGCTGGCCGCAGGCCGTTCCAGTGGCCGTGCATGGAAGCAGGGGGCCCACGGCCTGTGATGTGAGGTTTTCTTAGCTCTGTGCCTGCCTAATATGAAAGCAAAGACAAATCCTGTACTATTTTTACACCTTCTGAAAAGGAAGGTATTTTCCACGTGGACTTAGTTAGGGGGGAAGATGAAGATGAATAAACCCGATCCGTAGACATTTCAGCCTCCCCCGTTCACCGACCCCGGGTCCACGGACAGGTCCAGGGACGGGGCAGGAAGCAAGCAGACGGCCTCCCCACGTGGCTCGCAGACCAGCGCCATCCAGGAGCGCTTCCCTTGGGGTTGGGGGTGTGCCTGATGTTTGTGACACCTGCTGTAGGAGCCACCAGCCCCCTTCAAGGTGGCCATGGCCGTGTGGCTGAGAAACTgagttttcacattttattgcATCTTAACACATTTAGATCTTCATTTAAATAGCCGCATGTAGCCAGTGGCCGATGGGCTGGACAGCATAGCCCTGGAAGGAAGTAGGTGAAGAGGAGGACAGGGGTGAGGAGtgcagcagagggagaggctgGGCGAGGCTGGGGGCTGCAGGCTCTAACGGCGTGGTTGGGGGGCTTGAGGAAGGGGtgaaggaggaaggcaggcagattCTGCAGGGACAGCGTTCTCAGCAGCTGGGACAGCAGGCATAAAGGCCCTGGGGTCAGCGGTCCAGACTTGGACTTTTGGTTTGAGCTGGGGGATCACGCTGGAGGATTTGAGGAGCGGATTTGAGGGGGATCACAATATAATGTGCAGCGCAGATGGCGCCGGCTGCAGGCTGAGGAAAGGTTTCAGCAGAACGGGACGAGACCAACGCAGAAGCAGGTCAGGGGAGGCTCAGGGAAGTGAGGGGGCCCAGTCCTGGGTGTTAACTTTGGCGCCTCTTTGCTGTCTGGGCCCAGAGGGCTCTTGGTGGGTGGCTGCAGAGTGTGCTCCGAGCTGGCAGCCGCAGCAGGTAGGTCCCCCTCCGGCTGGGGACACCGAGGGCCAGAGCAGAGACATCccgcagcctccaggctccacgGCGCTGCCCGTGGTCCTGACGTGCTCGTCCTGCTGGTCTGTGTCCTGGGCAGTGGTCAAGCCGGAAGTGCTGCAGAAAGCCACCGTGGAGCTGCTGGACCAGGACCTGTGTGCCAGCCTGTACGGCCACTCGCTCACTGACAGGATGGTGTGTGCCGGCTACCTGGACGGGAAGGTGGACTCCTGCCAGGTGAGCCCCACCTGCCCGAGGCCCCAGGTTTCCGCCCCGGAGAGGGGGTGCTCACGGTTTCCAGTCCGCCACCAAGACTTCCCTGCTTGGCTTTTAGCCCTggattccttcctttttcctttacaGTTTTGGTCGAATTTCTGAAGcctgctgggtgggggaggggaggccgctACCTGCCCTCGGTGCCACAGCAACACTGGGGCCTGGGAAAACGTGGGGAAATGGTGGGGGGGGGCGAGTGCTTGAGAAGGTGAGAGTCCAGGCCAGCTGGGTGTGAGCAGACGGACCAGGCCTCTTGGGAAGCGCAGCCGCCAGCAAGGGACCAGGCGGCCACGCTGCCACCTTAGCGAGCGCGACGTTTTCAGAGACCCCCTGGACGAGGAAGGGGGAGGTCTGCGCCGAGAGACCTTGGAGACCCCGCAGCCCAGCTGTCCTGCCTTGTTTCTatgaggagcagacagaggggaTGCAGGAGCATCCAGGAGCACGTGGCTCTGGGGTTTGGACTGGCTTCCGCCAGGCTGCCCCTGGCCCCCCCTGAAGGGTGCCTCTGTCCCCCAGGGCGACTCGGGAGGCCCCCTCGTCTGCAAGGAGCCCTCTGGTAGGTTCTTCCTGGCCGGCGTCGTGAGCTGGGGAATCGGCTGTGCAGAAGCCCGGCGCCCTGGCGTCTACGCCCGAGTGACCAGGCTGCGTGACTGGATCCTGGAGGCCATCGCCACGGCGGGCCGGCCTCTGGCCCCCGCAGTGGCCCCCACTACCGCCAGCACCGTGCAGCCCACCAGTCCCGAGAGCCCGGCAGCCCACACCCCTGCCGGGCCCACGCCGGGCCCCAGCACTGTGCCTGCAGACTCCGTCACCGCCTCGAGGCCACAAGGTGCTTTCTGGGGGTGCAGGGTGGGCAGGTGTGGGCCCCTGTGGGGCGGGACGGAGTGGTGCCGGCTCTGGGCAGCTCCGTGTGGGACAGAGAGGCGCTGCGGTCCGAGCCCTGGCTCCCAGCAGCGGACACGCCGGCCCTTCTCCCCTGTCCCCCACAGAGTGCGGGGCCAGGCCCGCCATGGAGAAGCCCCCTCGGATCGTGGGCGGGCTGGGAGCCGCGTCTGGGGAAGTGCCCTGGCAGGCCAGCCTGAAGGAGGGCTCCCGGCACTTCTGCGGCGCCGCCGTGGTGGGGGACCGCTGGCTGCTGTCCGCCGCCCACTGCTTCAACCAGTAAGGCCCACCCCAGCCCTGAGGGCCGCGCAGCGCCCCCCACACTCTGTCACCAGGTGCCCCCGCCCTCGAAGGGCTGAAGAACGGCTGTCTGTCCAGCTGCAGACCAGAGGGGACAGGCGGGCGAAGTGGGGGTCCTGGGGAGGCATCTCAGGGGCCCCACCTGGGCTGTAGCTCCTGGGGTGAGGATTTTGCTGGGCTGCTCTCTGGGGGATGAGTGGGGGTgtcttcccctctgcccagggTCAGTCTGTCAGTCGCCGGGCACCAGGGGCCCCTTGTGTTGTAGCCAGAGGAGATGAACCCCCAGGGGCTCCCTGCCTTGTCTGAGACCCCCTGGCCTGGGGCCACTTTTGGGGAACAGCTGTATggcccctccccagaccctggcCCTCAGCTCTGGCTGGCGGCCTGGGGGCAGCAGGGTGTCTGAGCGCCCCTTGTCGGCAGCACAAAGGTGGAGCTGGTGCGGGCCCAGCTGGGCACCGCGTCCCTCATGGGCGTCGGCGGAAACCCAGTGAAGATGGGGCTCAAGCGGGCAGTGCTGCACCCCCAGTACAACCCCGGCCTCCTGGACTTCGACGTGGCCGTGCTGGAGCTGGCCGGGCCCCTGGATTTCAACAAGTACATCCAGCCCGTCTGCCTGCCCCTGGCCATCCAGAAGTTCCCTGTGGGCCGGAAGTGCATGATCTCCGGGTGGGGGAACACACAGGAGGGGAATGGTGAGCTCCCCACACCTGCAGGCCacgccccccactcccccagggTCACGGGCTCTGGCCCACAGGCTGTGCGGCTGCTCCGCAAAGTGTattggtgcccccccccccccccgttccttCTCAGACCGACTCGGGGTGCTTTCCTGCTACAGGGCAGAGCGCACTTGTCCCAACAGACTGCCCGGGAAGCCATGATTCTGTAGTAGAAAAGTTCGGACACCCCTGTGCTGTCCCCTTGGGGAACCCCCAAGAGTTAGTGCTGCTTTTGGAACCTCAGAGAGGCCTCCCTGCAGGTCACCCAAGGCGCTAGGGAACCTGCCTGGGGACCGTGGTGAGATTGTAGGGCGCTGAGTGGGGGCGTGGGGTCCGCCGCCTCTTCACGTCCCGTGCCCTGCGGGGCTGTGGGTCTTCATCCGTAGGGCAGGGACTCCCCTCCCCGGGGGCGGGTGCTGCGTGAGCAGGGGTCACTCTGTAAGCGGCCCTGCACGGGGTGTCCTCTCCTCGGCAGCCACCAAGCCTGACATTCTCCAGAGAGCGTCTGTGGGCATCATAGACCAGAAGGCGTGCAGCGCGCTCTACAACTTCTCGCTCACGGACAGGATGCTCTGTGCCGGCTTCCTGGAGGGCAAGGTGGACTCCTGCCAGGTGGGCATCCGGCCGCCGCCCGGCATCTGCAGAAACGGCAGGGAGAGAAGTGTCGGTGCCGCGGGCGGAGCGGGGGGCCCTGGAGGGAACCGAGTGCCTTTAAGCGTGTGGCTTAGAGAAATGATCCTATTTCCAAGCAGAGCATGAGGCTGCGGTTCAAGTGTGTGGTGGGCGCGTGTGAAAATAGACATGCTGACTGAAAAATGTGCAGCATGTGTCCCAAGGAGAAAAGCTAGTCACAGGTTTTGACACATGTGACGGGACCGTTCAGCAGGGCAGCTGCTGAGCACCCGGGGTGTGGGCGCCCCACCCGGAGGGAGACCGGGCTCCAGCACCGAGCTGTGAAAGCCGAAGAAACACACAGGTGGAAACGTGTAGggactcagtacagagcctgcttggggttctctctctctgctcctcttcctcctcccctccactgtctgtctctcaaacaacattttaaaaaatctttaaaggaaaaagaaacatcgATGCAAAACCCTTAATAAGATATTAGATTAAAACTAATATGTTAAAAGGACAATAAATCACAACCACAGTGAGTTTATGTCAAAGTCCAGTCTGACACAGGAGAAGCCAAGTAATGCCAGTCATCACATTGGTGGACCAGAGAGGCGTCATCTCCAAAACCACAGAAAAAGGcatcttataatttttaacaaCCATTCgtaattacaatttaaaaaaagttctagcCGTGTGGAAGATAGAAAACAGAATCCTGCAGCAGACATCACGGTTGCTGGTGAAACAAGGCTTCCATCACACAGAGCTGCCTGCCGTTGCCAAGGACATCTGGATTAACGCAGAAagtcatgaaaaaacaaaagtatgagGATTtgtaaaatagacaaaaatgtaATCTGCAGTCGCATgactatcaaaaaagaaaaaactaaaaccatACAGATTCAAGTAAACTACGAAGATTCATGAGTTGAGCAAGTATGGCTTGATTTGAGATCATCATACAAAGTCCAGAACATTCCATTTCCCATCTAAAATCAGCATCAGAGAAAAAGGGACCCACGGACAGTGGGACCAAAACCTGTCTGGTGTCCAGAAGTAAACTCTGCAAGATGCTCAATTATCaaactctgaagaaaataaaaaggactgaatgaatggaaaaataaagcatattcatGGGTAGGAAAACAATATTATGAAgatctttctctccattttctcctgtAAGTCATTGCAGTTTCCAATAGCATTTCAATATGTGACTTGGCAAGCTGATTTTAAATTCATGCGGGAGGGCAAAGTTATGGCTCGTGACCAGGCAGGATAACCGTGACAAGGAAGAATCAGGGACGGGTGTACCGCTGGGGACAGTAAGATGGGGCAGGGGGCCCGGGACCAGGGGCAGGGCTGCGTCAGTCCTGCGCAAGCTGGGTGCTGCGAGACCCATTTTTTCTGATCACAGGCTTTGTGGGTTGGAGAGGAGCGTGGGGCCCGGCGGGGCTGGCCCGTGCGCGCCGCTCGGTGTCTGCAGCCCCCACTGGGACGGCTCAAAGGCTGGTGTGCTGGAACATTCTGAAGGCGCTTCGACCTGCACGTCCAATGGCAGTTGCGGGCCGGGGTCTCGGCTACACCCTACATGTGGACTCTGCCAGGGCTCCTTTCCGCCTCCCCGAGACGTGATGGCCGGGCGAGAACCCCCGCCCCCGGCCTCTGAGGAATAAGTGACCTGCGTCACCGTGCGTGCTGGGGGCGCACGGTGTGTGGCCCGACTTGATCATGGTGTGAACTGATGGCCACGACAGATGTgactccccttctccttccttcactTTCAGGGCGACTCTGGGGGACCCCTGGCCTGCGAGGAGGCCCCTGGCGTGTTCTACCTGGCGGGGATTGTGAGCTGGGGGGTCGGCTGCGCCCAGGCCCGGAGGCCTGGCGTGTACACTCGGATCACCAGGCTGAAGGGCTGGATCACGGACACCATGGCCTCCGGCCCCCGCCCCACCACGGGGACACTCGCCACCAGGCAGTCCTCTGGGACGGCAGCTGGCTCCACAGTCCCAGGGGTCCTGACCAGCACAGCCGCTCCCTGGGCCACCAGCATGGCCACCAGCATGGCCACGGCCACCGTAGGCGCCACTGCCGGGGGACAGACGCTTCCAGAAACCCCAGGGACCAGCTTGGGCTTCCAGCCACCAGGTACTGGGGAGGGTCCCATTACAGGTGTCATGCTGCttcgggtgggggtgggggtggggggcttcagCAGACCTCTGTTCTCGCCCAGGCTGGAGGTCGGAAGTCTGAGCAGATGCTGTGCTCTCCCCCCCTCACGGGGTCAtccctctgtgcatgtctgtccTCACGTCCTCACCTGTAGGATACCTGTCACACTGTGTCAGGCCCCTGTCCTGAGAGCCAGGGACACTAGCACTGCTTGCTCAGACGTATGTGGTCTAGTGGCTTACCCCCCAGCCTGGCTGctcctgttttattatttatttttagttgttttaagtttgttcattcacgtagcacaagtaggggaggggcagagagcgggggagaaGCCCAAActggctctgcacggtcagcgcAGAGCGTGATGCCGGCCGGCCTGACTCCCCGGCCACAAGCCCATGCcccaagctgaagccagatgcttaactgtgcctttgtttttactaaaaatttttaaaatgtttgtttattattgagacacagagagacagaggatgagccagggaggggcagagagagagagaatcccaagcaggctgtgccctctgagctcagagcccaacatggggcttgatcccaccacctgcaaccatgacctgagctgaaatcaaggggcAGATGCCCCATCGGCTGGGCCACCCCGTGCCCCCGTCTGCCCCTGTTATGACATGGAGTGTCTCCTGGGGCACCGGGCGGGCAGGCAGGCGCCCGCTGGAGGGTCTGCGGCCGCGTCCATGCACCCAGTGTGCACGAGAGGCTCTGGGCCGCCCAGGGCTAAGCCCGCAGCGCCCCAGGGACCCCGGCGTCGGTGAGACACACGCCAGGTCCCTGGTGGGCAGGAGGTAGAAGGGGGCGGTGCAGGCCCCGCTCGgggctcccccccgccccgccccaccagCTAAAGCACAGCCCATCCCCACAGAACCGGCCCAGAGAGATACTGACAGAAAACGTGCCTTCGCGATCCTTCACGTTGTACCCAGAGcgttaatttttattaaacagCGGTCCGAAGGGATGAGCACATACGGCAGGCCCACGGTCAAGGCCTGTGGAGCACAGCCAGACTTTGTACGGGCTGCAGcgttggggggggcgggcagagggcaGGATGAGGCATGGCTTCTGGGGGGCCCCTGTCTCAGTGCCCATCCCCTCCTGGCTCCCCCCACCGTGTCAGTTTCAAGGGACACActcaggtggggtgggggcagggctggggggcggcAGAAGGGCGCCGGCACGCGACCCCCGGCGGCCCCCAGCGGACATGGACGTTGTGCTTGCGTCCAGATGCTGAGAGACAGTGGTCTGGCTTCATTCAGGTGGGGAGCAGGTCAGCAGGGACCGAGCGAGCTTCTGGGAGTCCCAGGGGTTCAGCACGAGGGGCTGCCGCACCCACTTCCCTTCTTCCTGGGGAGTTTCCCAGAATTCCCAGCTGTTCCACGTCCCCGCCTCCAGCATCCTCATGACTCCCCTGCAGAGACTGTGGtctggtggggtgtgtgtgtgtgtgtgtgtgtgggtgtgggtgtgtgtgtgtgtgtgtgtgtgtgtgtgacctaaCCCCAGGACACAGAAGTTGGGGGACGTGCTCATAGTCACGATCTCTAGGATGTGTCATGAGGgctattttccctttctcttgcaCACGTGGATGTCTGCACAGGTGGCCCAGTGAGCCTGGGTCGCTCAGGCACAGA encodes:
- the TMPRSS9 gene encoding transmembrane protease serine 9, producing the protein MEPTVGDLELVPGTAKEVPAPCTACCRVTLCAVVATGIVMVALGVLVASLSTQGVDVEHTAELHGVRYARSLQHEASDYYRTLTPALESLFVSSFRETELEASCVGCTVLSYRDGNASVLVHFRLHFLLQALQSLSLGLEEELLQKGLRARLQGRGLPLAAHGTVVSAQLTGSQKAPLTERDLKSGHCPGSAFSCRNGQCVTKVNPECDDSVDCSDGSDEAHCDCGRQPGWKTAGRIVGGGEASPGELPWQVSLRENKEHFCGAAVVGARWLVSAAHCFNGFQDPTEWVAYAGTTRLSGAEASAVRMRVARITPHPLYNPDTADFDVAVLELAGPLAFSRHVQPVCLPAATHVFPPRRKCLISGWGYLKEDFLVKPEVLQKATVELLDQDLCASLYGHSLTDRMVCAGYLDGKVDSCQGDSGGPLVCKEPSGRFFLAGVVSWGIGCAEARRPGVYARVTRLRDWILEAIATAGRPLAPAVAPTTASTVQPTSPESPAAHTPAGPTPGPSTVPADSVTASRPQECGARPAMEKPPRIVGGLGAASGEVPWQASLKEGSRHFCGAAVVGDRWLLSAAHCFNHTKVELVRAQLGTASLMGVGGNPVKMGLKRAVLHPQYNPGLLDFDVAVLELAGPLDFNKYIQPVCLPLAIQKFPVGRKCMISGWGNTQEGNATKPDILQRASVGIIDQKACSALYNFSLTDRMLCAGFLEGKVDSCQGDSGGPLACEEAPGVFYLAGIVSWGVGCAQARRPGVYTRITRLKGWITDTMASGPRPTTGTLATRQSSGTAAGSTVPGVLTSTAAPWATSMATSMATATVGATAGGQTLPETPGTSLGFQPPDCGLAPVAAMTRIVGGSAAARGEWPWQVSLWLRRREHRCGAVLVAERWLLSAAHCFDVYGDPKQWAAFLGTPFLSGAEGQLERVARIYKHPFYNLYTLDYDVALLELAGPVRRSRLVRPILRVRGPLPGVGAPARPLLSRAVPPSRPQKCIAMCMDRYMDAWNTVSRAYNSRLQRERANM